A genomic window from Silene latifolia isolate original U9 population chromosome 11, ASM4854445v1, whole genome shotgun sequence includes:
- the LOC141611011 gene encoding inorganic pyrophosphatase 2-like codes for MEGIVAIFDFDKTIIDVDSDNWVVDELGFTELFNELLPTLPWNTLMDTMMKRMHEQGVTIDQIAEVLTRIPIHPRVVPAIKAAHSLGCDLRIVSDANTFFIEIILDHLGLRDYFSEINTNPSYVDGEGRLRIHPHHDFTMSSHGCCNPCPPNMCKGEVIKRILSEVGNKKIIYLGDGSGDYCPSLKLRDGDHVLPRKDFPVWQLISANPSLIRAKIHEWSDGADLERVLLSTIQDMLLTGDYNTMSTSQFLSVDCKLETMPMSSHELPKPLPGRPRHVCSAMLHTQYPRTSSFGILPMKMPWESQGRRTMPISHLLRSQPVGLPVYL; via the exons ATGGAGGGAATTGTTGCGATTTTTGATTTCGATAAAACGATCATTGATGTCGATAGTGATAATTGGGTTGTTGACGAGTTGGGTTTTACGGAGCTTTTTAATGAGCTCCTTCCTACATTGCCATGGAACACCCTCATG GATACAATGATGAAAAGAATGCATGAACAAGGAGTTACAATTGATCAAATTGCGGAAGTTTTAACAAGAATTCCGATTCATCCTCGCGTTGTTCCGGCTATTAAAGCTGCTCATTCTTTAGG GTGTGATTTGAGGATTGTTAGTGATGCGAATACGTTCTTCATCGAAATAATATTGGATCATCTCGGCTTAAGAGATTATTTCTCGGAAATTAACACGAACCCGAGTTATGTGGATGGAGAAGGGAGATTGAGGATTCATCCTCACCATGATTTTACTATGTCTTCTCATGGTTGTTGCAATCCATGCCCCCCAAACATGTGCAag GGCGAAGTGATAAAAAGGATACTATCCGAAGTAGGGAACAAGAAGATAATTTATTTAGGAGACGGAAGTGGAGACTATTGTCCGTCCTTAAAACTAAGGGACGGTGATCATGTACTACCAAGAAAGGACTTCCCGGTCTGGCAATTAATCTCGGCCAACCCAAGCTTAATCCGAGCCAAGATCCATGAGTGGAGCGATGGAGCGGATCTTGAACGAGTACTATTGTCTACAATCCAAGACATGCTCTTAACGGGAGATTACAACACCATGTCGACGTCTCAATTCCTCAGCGTTGATTGCAAACTCGAGACAATGCCAATGTCATCGCATGAGTTGCCTAAACCTCTGCCT GGTCGGCCGCGACACGTATGCAGTGCCATGTTACATACACAGTATCCGAGAACGTCGTCTTTTGGCATACTACCAATGAAGATGCCATGGGAATCACAGGGTAGGAGAACAATGCCAATATCACATCTATTGAGGAGTCAGCCTGTTGGACTACCAGTCTACCTCTAG
- the LOC141612917 gene encoding uncharacterized protein LOC141612917, with the protein MQDHQSLTAAGFPQLKIQFPEHEQLRCPRCDSANTKFCYYNNYNLSQPRHFCKNCRRYWTKGGTLRNIPVGGGCRKTNKRPAPAADSNSSKQLQLQQRVVQTQSASSVPSSGSGSGLNYSQPQNPTLKIEPGPILGPTSVGTGSGVSKESNFTSLLGLATNGQFGNFINRSNDGSGQNTGLDVLQGSGNSSEGFMLHGLQNGSDTNCWASNNNGWPDLAINTSGFKLQ; encoded by the coding sequence ATGCAAGATCATCAATCATTAACAGCAGCAGGATTTCCACAGCTGAAAATACAGTTTCCAGAGCATGAACAACTGAGATGCCCACGTTGTGATTCTGCAAACACTAAATTCTGTTATTACAACAACTATAACCTGTCACAACCTAGACACTTCTGCAAAAACTGTCGGAGATATTGGACTAAAGGTGGCACTCTCAGGAACATTCCTGTCGGCGGAGGCTGTCGAAAGACAAACAAACGCCCTGCTCCTGCAGCTGATTCGAATTCCTCGAAGCAGCTGCAGCTGCAGCAACGTGTGGTTCAAACCCAGTCAGCATCAAGTGTCCCATCTTCAGGTTCGGGTTCTGGGCTGAATTATAGCCAGCCACAGAACCCGACCCTGAAGATTGAGCCCGGCCCAATCCTGGGACCGACCAGTGTTGGGACGGGCTCTGGTGTAAGTAAAGAGAGTAATTTTACCTCTCTTCTTGGGTTGGCTACAAATGGGCAATTTGGTAATTTTATCAATCGGTCGAATGAtgggtcgggtcagaatacgggtttGGATGTGCTGCAAGGAAGTGGGAATTCATCAGAAGGGTTTATGTTACATGGGCTGCAAAATGGAAGTGACACAAATTGTTGGGCAAGTAATAATAATGGATGGCCTGATCTTGCTATTAACACTTCAGGTTTTAAATTGCAGTGA